In Anaerolineales bacterium, the following proteins share a genomic window:
- a CDS encoding response regulator transcription factor translates to MPSVLIVDDDPKLLKMLQRTLTYENLTVFTATNGLEALPLAQSQHPDVIIVDWMMPKMDGLSFIQRLRDEENKTLILMLTARDAIENRVEGLESGADDYLVKPFAPAELVARIRAMLRRVEAKPENQKVSYAGISLDPSTHEAKSGDSVLNLTVTEFNLLHLLLRHPRQVLERRQILNDVWGYDFGGDDNVLEIYIGYLRKKLEANGEQRLIQTVRGVGYALREE, encoded by the coding sequence ATGCCCTCCGTATTAATCGTAGACGACGATCCCAAACTCCTCAAAATGCTCCAACGCACGTTGACCTATGAGAATCTCACCGTTTTCACGGCAACCAACGGCTTGGAAGCGCTTCCGCTTGCCCAATCCCAACATCCCGATGTCATCATTGTAGATTGGATGATGCCCAAAATGGACGGGCTTTCTTTCATTCAACGTTTGCGTGACGAAGAAAATAAAACTCTCATCCTCATGCTCACCGCTCGCGACGCCATCGAAAACCGCGTCGAAGGGCTCGAAAGCGGCGCCGACGATTACCTCGTCAAACCCTTCGCGCCCGCCGAATTGGTGGCGCGCATCCGCGCCATGTTGCGGCGAGTCGAAGCCAAACCCGAGAATCAAAAAGTCTCGTATGCGGGCATCAGCCTCGATCCATCCACACATGAAGCGAAGAGCGGCGATTCGGTTTTGAATCTCACCGTCACCGAGTTCAATCTGCTTCACCTCCTTTTGCGTCATCCTCGCCAAGTGCTTGAGCGCCGCCAGATCCTCAACGACGTTTGGGGCTACGACTTCGGCGGCGACGACAACGTCCTCGAAATCTACATCGGCTACCTCCGCAAAAAACTCGAAGCCAACGGGGAGCAGCGCCTCATCCAAACCGTGCGCGGCGTTGGGTACGCCCTGCGTGAGGAATGA
- a CDS encoding carbohydrate-binding domain-containing protein: MKKIIALILQSILIVALAACSAASGVGTDSGSSDQTSAGNEAVAATADTTPLAVEFSSEELNPSVDESATSIMLNGDSISVEGDGATVNGSIVTITADGTYNISGTLNDGQIAVNSEDDGTVTLVLNGVNITNTSSAPIYVMSADKTMITLADGTQNVVTDGASYVFANAEDDEPKAAIFSNDDLTINGTGALTVNANYNNGIETDDDLKIVSGVITVNAVNDGIKGKNYIAVNDGTITVNAGGDGLQSDNDEDATKGYVLIEGGTFNITSGQDGIQAETRLTVNAGKINIVSGGGSAINYELEESAKGLKADVDVTITGGTFNIDSADDAIHSNGNLTINGGDITVASGDDGLHADTTLSINDGTVNIMKAYEGIESETITINGGTIHLNADDDGVNGAGSEDSSNMQGMPQGGGTAHLYINGGYLYVDSRGDGIDINGSIDMTAGTVIVNGPVENMNGPIDYDGTFTLTGGYLLAVGSSGMAQAPSESSTQYAVRYNFDAMQAAGTLIHIQTAGGEDVLTFAPTKQYQSVVLSSPELSNGTTYVVFTGGSSSGTLVDGLYTDGTYSAGTQVGSFTISSIITSAGAAGGGFGGPGGGGPGGGAPGGGGGPPP; this comes from the coding sequence ATGAAAAAGATAATTGCTTTAATACTACAATCCATTCTCATCGTAGCGCTGGCAGCTTGTTCGGCGGCGTCAGGGGTGGGCACAGATTCGGGGTCCAGCGACCAGACGTCGGCGGGGAATGAAGCGGTGGCGGCGACGGCGGATACGACTCCACTGGCAGTCGAATTTTCCAGCGAGGAGTTGAATCCCAGCGTGGATGAGTCCGCCACTTCCATCATGTTGAACGGCGATTCGATCTCGGTCGAGGGAGATGGGGCGACTGTGAACGGAAGCATCGTGACGATCACGGCGGATGGCACATACAACATCAGCGGCACGTTGAATGATGGGCAGATTGCGGTGAACTCGGAAGATGACGGGACGGTGACGCTGGTGTTGAACGGCGTAAATATCACGAATACGTCGAGCGCGCCGATCTATGTGATGAGCGCGGATAAGACCATGATCACCCTGGCGGATGGAACGCAGAACGTGGTGACGGATGGGGCGTCGTATGTCTTTGCGAACGCTGAAGATGACGAACCCAAAGCGGCGATCTTCAGTAACGACGACCTGACCATCAACGGCACTGGAGCCTTGACCGTCAATGCCAACTATAACAACGGCATTGAAACCGACGACGATTTGAAAATTGTCAGCGGCGTGATCACGGTGAACGCGGTGAACGACGGCATCAAAGGCAAGAACTATATTGCGGTGAATGATGGGACGATCACCGTGAACGCGGGCGGCGACGGACTGCAATCGGACAACGATGAGGATGCGACCAAAGGCTACGTATTGATCGAAGGCGGCACGTTCAATATCACGTCAGGTCAGGACGGCATTCAGGCTGAGACTCGCCTGACGGTCAACGCTGGGAAGATCAACATCGTCTCGGGCGGCGGAAGCGCGATAAATTACGAATTGGAAGAAAGCGCCAAAGGTCTGAAAGCGGATGTGGATGTGACCATCACTGGCGGCACATTCAATATTGACTCAGCTGACGATGCGATTCACTCGAACGGCAATCTGACCATCAACGGCGGTGACATCACGGTTGCATCGGGCGATGACGGTTTGCATGCTGACACTACGCTGTCCATCAATGACGGGACGGTGAACATCATGAAGGCGTATGAAGGTATTGAGAGCGAAACCATCACCATCAACGGCGGGACGATCCATTTGAACGCCGACGATGACGGAGTCAATGGAGCGGGCAGCGAGGATAGCTCCAATATGCAGGGCATGCCGCAGGGAGGAGGGACTGCCCATTTGTATATCAACGGCGGTTATCTCTACGTGGACTCGCGCGGCGACGGCATTGACATCAACGGTTCGATTGATATGACGGCTGGCACGGTCATCGTGAACGGTCCCGTGGAAAACATGAACGGACCGATTGATTACGATGGCACGTTCACCCTGACGGGCGGCTACTTGCTGGCGGTCGGCAGTTCAGGCATGGCGCAGGCGCCGAGTGAATCGTCCACGCAGTATGCGGTACGCTATAACTTCGATGCGATGCAGGCGGCTGGGACGTTGATCCACATTCAAACGGCAGGCGGCGAAGATGTGTTGACCTTTGCGCCGACGAAGCAATATCAATCCGTGGTGTTGTCGTCGCCTGAGTTATCGAACGGCACAACCTATGTCGTTTTCACGGGCGGCTCCTCAAGCGGGACTCTCGTGGACGGTTTGTACACAGACGGGACATACTCGGCTGGGACTCAAGTCGGTTCGTTCACCATTTCGAGCATCATCACCTCCGCTGGCGCGGCGGGTGGAGGGTTTGGCGGACCAGGCGGGGGCGGTCCTGGAGGCGGTGCTCCTGGTGGTGGCGGTGGACCTCCTCCGTAA
- a CDS encoding DUF4956 domain-containing protein, whose amino-acid sequence MDFFNFQDLTGEFSVLDIVVVMALSFMLSVFIGWIYKITHRGTSYTQSFVFTLVLNGMVVAMIMMIVGSNIARAFSLIGALSIIRFRNAIKETRDVGFIFFVMAIGMAIGTKFYILAIVGAVVISLMILIMTRFDWFAREMASQILRVQVTNGTPFDKLFDNAFVKYTNSSELISVDTVHNGLLTELTYSIGMKKSNQIQEFITEIRNLNGNNKVTLIAGYNSTDL is encoded by the coding sequence ATGGACTTTTTCAACTTTCAAGACCTCACGGGCGAATTCTCGGTGCTGGACATCGTGGTCGTCATGGCGCTCAGTTTCATGTTGAGCGTCTTCATCGGCTGGATCTACAAGATCACGCATCGCGGCACATCGTACACGCAGAGTTTTGTCTTCACGCTTGTGCTGAACGGCATGGTCGTGGCGATGATCATGATGATCGTCGGTTCGAATATCGCTCGGGCGTTCTCGCTCATCGGGGCGTTATCCATCATCCGCTTTCGGAATGCCATCAAAGAGACGCGGGATGTCGGCTTCATTTTCTTCGTCATGGCGATCGGCATGGCGATCGGCACCAAGTTTTACATCCTTGCCATTGTGGGAGCCGTGGTCATCAGCCTGATGATCCTGATCATGACCCGCTTCGACTGGTTCGCCCGTGAAATGGCGAGTCAGATTCTGCGGGTGCAAGTTACCAATGGCACGCCCTTCGACAAACTCTTCGACAACGCCTTCGTCAAATATACCAACTCCTCCGAACTCATCAGCGTGGATACCGTCCATAACGGCTTGCTGACCGAGTTAACCTACAGCATCGGGATGAAGAAATCGAATCAGATCCAGGAATTCATCACCGAGATCCGCAACCTGAACGGCAATAACAAGGTCACGCTGATCGCTGGCTACAATAGCACGGATTTGTAA
- a CDS encoding polyphosphate polymerase domain-containing protein, producing the protein MSNLSHTIRRFNRFELKYLVTLKQAELFKQALRAFLLPDEHGVNNGRYTLSSLYYDSPDFRCYWEKVDGIRFRRKLRIRRYVTDAPLTDDTSVFVEIKQRVDRVTQKRRIILPYRDALRLCNERQYPEVFAPDDKTVLDEIYAYLWQYNLGPVSIVQYDRQAFIGTDYDIGLRVTFDTALQYQTHSLLLHEEPSTLPMLPPDRVVMEIKINERIPYWLTEMIAAHNLRMIRVSKYCRSIELANGHASTFSRYALATP; encoded by the coding sequence ATGTCAAATCTCAGCCACACCATCCGCCGCTTCAATCGTTTTGAGTTGAAATACCTCGTCACGCTCAAGCAGGCGGAACTGTTCAAGCAAGCGTTGCGAGCCTTTCTGCTCCCCGACGAGCACGGAGTCAACAACGGGCGCTACACCCTCTCCAGCCTTTATTACGACTCGCCCGACTTCCGTTGTTACTGGGAAAAAGTGGACGGCATCCGTTTTCGCCGCAAACTACGCATCCGACGTTACGTCACCGATGCGCCGCTCACAGACGACACGTCCGTCTTCGTTGAGATCAAACAACGCGTTGACCGCGTCACGCAAAAGCGCCGCATCATCCTCCCCTATCGTGACGCCCTGCGCCTCTGCAACGAGCGTCAATATCCCGAAGTCTTTGCTCCCGACGATAAAACCGTCCTCGACGAGATCTACGCCTACCTCTGGCAATACAACCTCGGTCCCGTCAGCATCGTGCAATATGACCGACAAGCCTTCATCGGGACGGACTACGACATCGGTCTGCGGGTGACGTTCGACACGGCGCTTCAATACCAGACCCACAGCCTGCTTCTGCACGAGGAGCCTTCCACACTCCCCATGCTTCCTCCCGACCGCGTCGTGATGGAGATCAAGATCAACGAACGCATCCCCTACTGGCTGACGGAAATGATCGCGGCTCACAACCTGCGCATGATTCGAGTCAGCAAATACTGCCGCAGCATCGAACTCGCCAACGGTCACGCTTCGACCTTTTCGAGATATGCGCTAGCAACACCGTAA